In Leopardus geoffroyi isolate Oge1 chromosome D1, O.geoffroyi_Oge1_pat1.0, whole genome shotgun sequence, a single window of DNA contains:
- the LOC123602730 gene encoding olfactory receptor 5AN1-like, producing the protein MTGGGNITEVTYFILLGFSDFPRILAVLFVAFLLIYIMTLTWNLGLIILIRMDSHLHTPMYFFLSNLSFMDICYVTSIAPKMLSSFFQEQQTITFVGCAVQYFVFSIMGLSESSLMTAMAYDRYAAICNPLLYSSVMSPTLCIRMVLGSYLAGLSGSVSQLCAILQLHFCGPNVINHFLCDMPQLLVLSCTDTFFVQLLLAIVTVIFGIVNALIIMVSYCYIVISIMKITSAKGRSKAFNTCTSHLTAVSLFYISSVFVYLSSSSGGSSRFDRFASVFYTVVIPMLNPLIYSLRNKEIKDALRNLQKKRCYC; encoded by the coding sequence ATGACTGGGGGAGGAAATATTACAGAGGTCACTTATTTCATCCTTTTGGGATTCTCTGATTTCCCCAGAATCCTAGCAGTGCTCTTTGTTGCATTCCTGCTCATCTACATTATGACTCTGACTTGGAACTTGGGCCTCATCATCTTAATAAGGATGGACTCTCACCTccacacacccatgtacttcttcctcagtAATCTGTCCTTCATGGATATCTGCTATGTGACCTCCATAGCCCCCAAGATGCTCTCCAGCTTTTTCCAAGAGCAGCAAACTATCACCTTTGTGGGTTGCGCCGTTCAATACTTTGTTTTTTCAATCATGGGACTGAGTGAGTCTAGTCTCATGACAGCCATGGCTTATGACCGATATGCCGCCATTTGTAATCCTCTTCTCTATTCATCAGTCATGTCACCCACCCTCTGTATTCGGATGGTGCTGGGGTCCTATCTGGCTGGACTCTCTGGTTCTGTATCCCAATTATGTGCCATACTTCAGCTTCACTTCTGTGGGCCTAATGTCATCAACCACTTCTTGTGTGACATGCCCCAGTTGTTAGTCCTGTCCTGCACTGACACTTTCTTTGTACAGCTATTGCTTGCTATAGTAACAGTGATCTTTGGGATAGTTAATGCTCTCATTATCATGGTATCCTACTGTTATATTGTCATCTCCATCATGAAGATCACTTCAGCTAAAGGCAGGTCCAAGGCTTTCAACACCTGTACTTCTCATCTAACAGCAGTTTCCCTCTTTTATATCTCGAGTGTCTTTGTCTATTTGAGTTCCAGCTCTGGCGGCTCCTCCAGGTTTGACAGATTTGCATCAGTATTCTACACTGTGGTTATCCCCATGTTGAATCCCTTGATTTACAGTCTGAGGAACAAGGAAATCAAAGATGCCTTGAGGAATTTACAGAAGAAGAGATGTTACTGCTGA
- the LOC123602729 gene encoding olfactory receptor 5AN1: MVGGGNITEVTYFILLGFSDFPRILAVLFVVFLLIYIMTLTWNLCLIILIRMDSHLHTPMYFFLSNLSFMDICYVTSTAPKMLSSFFQEQQTITFVGCAVQYFVFSIMGLSESCLMTAMAYDRYAAICNPLLYSSVMSPTLCIRMVLGSYLAGLSASVSQLCAILQLHFCGPNVINHFFCDMPQLLVLSCTDTFFVQLLTAILTVIFGITNAFIIMISYGYIVISIMKITSAKGRSKAFNTCASHLTAVSLFYTSGMFVYLSSSSGGSSSFDRFASVFYTVVIPMLNPLIYSLRNKEIKDALKRIQKKRCYC, encoded by the coding sequence ATGGTTGGGGGAGGAAATATTACAGAGGTCACTTATTTCATCCTTTTGGGATTCTCTGATTTCCCCAGAATCCTAGCAGTGCTCTTTGTTGTATTCCTGCTCATCTACATTATGACTCTGACTTGGAACTTGTGCCTCATCATCTTAATAAGGATGGACTCTCACCTccacacacccatgtacttcttcctcagtAATCTGTCCTTCATGGATATCTGCTATGTGACCTCCACAGCCCCCAAGATGCTCTCCAGCTTTTTCCAAGAGCAGCAAACTATCACCTTTGTGGGTTGCGCCGTTCAATACTTTGTTTTTTCAATCATGGGACTGAGTGAGTCTTGTCTCATGACAGCCATGGCTTATGACCGATATGCCGCCATTTGTAATCCTCTTCTCTATTCATCAGTCATGTCACCCACCCTCTGTATTCGGATGGTGCTGGGGTCCTATCTGGCTGGACTCTCTGCTTCTGTATCCCAATTGTGTGCCATACTTCAGCTTCACTTCTGTGGGCCTAATGTCATCAACCACTTCTTCTGTGACATGCCCCAGTTGTTAGTCCTGTCCTGCACTGACACTTTCTTTGTGCAACTCTTGACTGCTATATTAACAGTGATCTTTGGGATAACAAATGCCTTCATCATCATGATATCCTATGGCTATATTGTCATCTCCATCATGAAGATCACTTCAGCTAAAGGCAGGTCCAAGGCTTTCAACACCTGTGCTTCTCATCTGACAGCAGTGTCCCTCTTCTATACCTCAGGTATGTTTGTCTATTTGAGTTCCAGCTCTGGTGGCTCCTCCAGTTTTGACAGATTTGCATCGGTTTTTTACACTGTGGTTATCCCCATGTTGAATCCCTTGATTTACAGTCTGAGGAACAAGGAAATCAAAGATGCCTTGAAGAGGATACAAAAGAAGAGGTGTTACTGCTGA